A window of the Verrucomicrobiota bacterium genome harbors these coding sequences:
- a CDS encoding acyl-CoA dehydrogenase family protein: protein MDYQLTELQQEIRGIARQIAEEKIKPVRAKYDEENAFPWEIQKVIAAADLFAVFLPEAYGGLGGGIMELVVATEELSRACGGIALCLAASALGTIPILLFGTDEQKKKYLPDLASGKKIAAFGLTEPAAGSDASAIQTTAVKDGNHYVLNGLKQWITNGGEAETYVVVAMTDRSKGARGASAFILEKGMPGFEFGKKEDKMGIRASATRELIFRDCRVPKENLLGREGMGFMVAMKTFDMSRPGVAAQALGIAQGALDEAVKYARQREQFGHPIIGFQGLQFKLADMAMRVEASRALIYAVSRSIDAGDTKCAKESAMAKTFASDTAMFVTTEAVQVLGGYGYMREYPVEKMMRDAKITQIYEGTNEIQRGVIASNLIKEYASQK, encoded by the coding sequence ATGGACTACCAGCTCACCGAACTGCAGCAGGAGATACGCGGCATCGCGCGCCAGATCGCCGAGGAGAAGATCAAGCCGGTGCGCGCCAAGTATGACGAAGAAAACGCGTTCCCCTGGGAGATCCAGAAGGTCATCGCCGCCGCCGACCTCTTCGCGGTCTTTCTGCCCGAGGCGTACGGCGGCCTCGGCGGCGGGATCATGGAGCTCGTCGTCGCCACCGAGGAACTGAGCCGCGCCTGCGGCGGCATCGCGCTCTGCCTGGCGGCGAGCGCTCTCGGCACGATCCCGATTCTGCTCTTCGGCACCGACGAGCAGAAGAAGAAGTACCTGCCCGACCTCGCCTCGGGCAAGAAGATCGCCGCCTTCGGCCTTACCGAGCCCGCCGCCGGCTCCGACGCGAGCGCCATCCAGACCACGGCGGTCAAGGACGGCAACCACTACGTGCTCAACGGACTCAAGCAGTGGATCACCAACGGCGGCGAGGCCGAGACCTATGTCGTTGTCGCCATGACCGACCGGTCCAAGGGTGCACGAGGCGCGAGTGCCTTCATCCTCGAGAAGGGCATGCCGGGCTTCGAGTTCGGCAAGAAGGAGGACAAGATGGGCATCCGTGCCAGCGCGACACGCGAGCTCATCTTCCGCGACTGCCGCGTGCCGAAGGAGAACCTCCTTGGCCGCGAGGGCATGGGCTTCATGGTCGCCATGAAGACGTTCGACATGTCGCGCCCCGGTGTGGCCGCGCAGGCGCTTGGCATCGCCCAGGGCGCGCTCGACGAGGCGGTCAAGTACGCGCGCCAGCGCGAGCAGTTCGGCCACCCGATCATCGGTTTCCAGGGCCTCCAGTTCAAGCTGGCCGATATGGCGATGCGCGTCGAGGCCTCTCGCGCGCTCATCTACGCCGTGTCGCGTTCGATCGACGCCGGCGACACCAAGTGCGCCAAGGAGAGCGCCATGGCCAAGACGTTCGCGTCCGACACGGCGATGTTCGTCACCACCGAGGCGGTGCAGGTGCTCGGTGGCTACGGCTACATGCGCGAGTATCCCGTCGAGAAGATGATGCGCGACGCGAAGATCACGCAGATCTACGAGGGCACCAACGAGATCCAGCGCGGCGTCATCGCCTCCAACCTCATCAAAGAGTACGCGAGCCAAAAGTAG
- a CDS encoding ketoacyl-ACP synthase III, which yields MREAYIAGTGMYAPDKVLTNADLEKIVDTTDEWITSRTGIKERHIAADGTGSSDMALPAARDALAAAGLTPGDLDLIIVSTFTPDSPCPSAACLLQEKLGARNAASFDLNAACSGFIYGLTTARQFVISGMYERVLVVGVDKLSSVTNWKDRNTCVLFGDAAGAAVVTREPKRLKLRGGYLGADGSMATLLHVPGGGSVAPATHETVDQDLHYIMMKGREVFKAAVLSMERAVDRLLDQEGVEKREIRWLIPHQANMRIIKVLGDYLELSPEKVHKNIESYGNTSAATTAIGLHLVVDAGEFDSSDKIVLVAFGGGFTWGACLIECL from the coding sequence TTGCGTGAAGCCTACATCGCCGGGACTGGCATGTACGCGCCCGACAAGGTGCTCACGAACGCCGATCTCGAGAAGATCGTCGACACCACGGACGAGTGGATCACCTCCCGCACCGGCATCAAGGAGCGGCATATCGCCGCTGACGGCACCGGCAGCTCCGACATGGCGTTGCCCGCCGCCCGGGACGCACTCGCCGCAGCAGGTCTGACACCCGGGGATCTTGATCTCATCATCGTCTCCACGTTCACGCCGGATAGCCCGTGTCCGTCCGCTGCGTGCCTGTTGCAGGAGAAGCTCGGCGCCCGGAACGCCGCGAGCTTCGACCTCAATGCCGCTTGCAGCGGGTTCATCTACGGGCTGACTACGGCCCGGCAGTTCGTCATCTCCGGCATGTACGAGCGCGTGCTCGTCGTCGGCGTCGACAAGCTCTCATCGGTGACCAACTGGAAGGACCGCAACACGTGCGTGCTGTTCGGCGACGCCGCGGGCGCCGCCGTGGTCACCCGCGAGCCGAAGCGCCTCAAACTCCGCGGCGGCTACCTGGGCGCCGACGGCTCGATGGCGACGCTTCTCCACGTGCCCGGCGGCGGCAGCGTGGCGCCGGCCACACACGAGACGGTCGACCAGGACCTGCACTACATCATGATGAAAGGGCGCGAGGTGTTCAAAGCCGCCGTGCTCTCGATGGAGCGCGCCGTCGACCGGCTGCTCGATCAGGAGGGTGTCGAGAAGCGCGAGATCCGGTGGCTCATCCCGCACCAAGCCAACATGCGAATCATCAAGGTGCTCGGCGACTACCTCGAGCTGTCACCGGAGAAGGTCCACAAAAACATCGAGAGCTACGGCAACACGTCGGCGGCGACGACGGCCATCGGCCTGCACCTCGTCGTCGATGCCGGCGAGTTCGACTCAAGCGACAAGATCGTGCTCGTCGCGTTCGGCGGCGGGTTCACCTGGGGAGCGTGCCTGATCGAATGCCTGTGA
- a CDS encoding electron transfer flavoprotein subunit alpha yields the protein MGIRILDDKCTGCTLCVRACPFAAITMNEVAPAGRAVAVIGPECTLCGACVPVCKFDAIELIVEQRKPVDRDKYRNVWVVAEQKRGVVQSVTYELLGAGRGLADKRGSELHVVLMGQGMNGACNELIARGADVVHYMDGAAFADYQDEPYSRVLCRLMNKYKPEIVLCGATAIGRSLIPRVAVQINTGLTADCTGLEISDEGGLMQIRPAFGGNIMATILTPNHRPQMATVRHKVMKEAKVDPAHTGRIIAVEPVKGDEYVRAKVVEFVEELESTVNLAEADIIVSGGRGLGTPEGFKLVEQLALALGGAVGSSRAAVDAGWIPYSHQVGQTGKTVCPKLYVACGISGQIQHLVGMQSSDTIVAINKDREAPIFSVADYGVVGDLYQVIPAIIDRINAR from the coding sequence ATGGGTATCCGCATTCTCGACGACAAGTGTACAGGCTGCACACTCTGCGTGCGGGCGTGTCCCTTCGCCGCGATCACGATGAATGAGGTTGCGCCCGCCGGGCGAGCGGTGGCGGTGATCGGCCCCGAGTGCACGCTGTGCGGCGCGTGCGTGCCGGTGTGCAAGTTCGACGCGATCGAGCTCATCGTCGAGCAGCGCAAGCCCGTCGATAGGGACAAGTACCGCAACGTTTGGGTCGTCGCCGAGCAGAAGAGGGGCGTCGTGCAGAGCGTTACCTACGAGCTGCTCGGGGCGGGCCGCGGGCTCGCGGACAAACGCGGCTCGGAGCTCCACGTCGTGCTCATGGGCCAGGGGATGAACGGCGCATGTAACGAGCTCATCGCGCGCGGCGCCGACGTCGTGCACTACATGGACGGTGCGGCGTTCGCCGACTACCAGGACGAGCCCTACTCGCGCGTGCTCTGCCGCCTCATGAACAAGTACAAGCCTGAGATCGTGCTCTGCGGCGCGACGGCCATCGGGCGTTCGCTCATCCCGCGCGTCGCCGTCCAGATCAACACCGGGCTGACGGCTGATTGCACCGGCCTCGAGATCAGCGACGAGGGCGGCCTGATGCAGATTCGGCCCGCCTTCGGCGGCAACATCATGGCCACCATCCTCACGCCCAACCACCGGCCGCAGATGGCCACCGTGCGGCACAAGGTAATGAAAGAAGCCAAGGTCGACCCGGCACACACGGGCAGGATTATCGCCGTCGAGCCCGTGAAGGGCGACGAGTACGTGCGCGCCAAGGTCGTCGAGTTCGTCGAGGAGCTCGAGTCGACCGTCAACCTCGCCGAGGCCGACATCATCGTAAGCGGCGGCCGCGGCCTGGGCACACCTGAGGGCTTCAAACTCGTCGAACAGCTCGCGCTTGCGCTCGGCGGCGCGGTCGGCTCATCGCGCGCGGCGGTGGATGCCGGCTGGATCCCCTACTCGCATCAGGTCGGCCAGACCGGCAAGACCGTTTGCCCGAAACTCTACGTCGCCTGTGGCATCTCGGGCCAGATCCAACACCTCGTCGGCATGCAGTCGAGCGACACGATCGTCGCCATCAACAAGGACCGTGAAGCGCCGATCTTCAGCGTCGCCGATTACGGCGTCGTCGGCGACCTCTACCAGGTCATCCCCGCCATCATCGACCGCATCAACGCGCGGTAG
- a CDS encoding RsmD family RNA methyltransferase, with protein MRVIAGTAKGMRLKVPRGDAVRPTSDMVREAIFDILGQKPVGARVLDLFAGSGALAIEALSRGAEYAVLIERSAGCLPFIRENLEHTRLAEQAEIIHGDVFREVHNLDTAGEPFDLVLADPPYAAHPAWSRAAELDAYQPRGRERRGNEHPTPAPAQRALQLLARTAILSEDAVLVIEHATGLALPGEAGRIRLTTTRKYGSTSVSFYRST; from the coding sequence ATGCGAGTGATAGCCGGGACAGCAAAAGGGATGCGGCTCAAGGTGCCGCGCGGCGACGCGGTGCGGCCGACGTCCGACATGGTGCGCGAGGCGATCTTCGACATCCTCGGACAAAAACCCGTCGGCGCGCGCGTGCTCGACCTGTTCGCCGGGAGCGGCGCGCTGGCGATCGAAGCGCTGAGCCGCGGCGCCGAATACGCCGTGCTCATCGAGCGCTCGGCCGGTTGCCTGCCCTTCATCCGCGAAAACCTTGAGCACACCCGGCTCGCCGAGCAGGCCGAGATCATCCACGGCGACGTCTTCCGCGAGGTGCACAACCTGGACACCGCCGGCGAGCCGTTCGACCTCGTGCTGGCCGATCCGCCTTACGCGGCCCACCCGGCCTGGAGCCGGGCCGCGGAGCTGGACGCGTACCAGCCCCGCGGCCGCGAGCGCCGGGGCAATGAACACCCCACCCCAGCCCCGGCTCAAAGGGCGTTGCAGTTGCTGGCCAGGACTGCTATCCTCTCCGAAGATGCTGTCTTGGTGATCGAGCATGCGACCGGCCTTGCCCTGCCCGGCGAGGCAGGCCGGATCCGGCTCACAACGACGCGCAAGTACGGGAGCACGAGCGTTTCGTTCTACCGGAGCACCTGA
- the coaD gene encoding pantetheine-phosphate adenylyltransferase yields the protein MPKIVVYPGSFDPPTNGHLDVLRRAAKLAGTLYVAVATNTSKKPLFSVEERVDLLRKTTADVPNVKVVSFDGLLVDYAQRVGAAAIIRGLRALSDFEYEFQMALTNRRLNKEVETLFLMPSEEYSYLSSHMIKEIGRLGGDLSPFVPPEVAELMKQRQADEGRGSQDIP from the coding sequence ATGCCGAAGATCGTCGTCTACCCCGGCAGTTTTGATCCGCCGACCAACGGCCACCTCGACGTGCTCAGGCGTGCCGCTAAGCTTGCCGGCACGCTCTACGTGGCCGTGGCGACCAACACAAGCAAGAAGCCGCTGTTCAGCGTCGAGGAGCGGGTCGATCTGCTCCGCAAGACCACGGCCGACGTGCCGAACGTCAAGGTGGTCAGCTTCGACGGGCTGCTGGTCGACTACGCGCAGCGCGTCGGCGCCGCCGCCATTATCCGGGGGCTGCGGGCGTTGAGCGATTTCGAGTACGAGTTCCAGATGGCGCTGACCAACCGCCGGCTCAACAAGGAGGTCGAGACGCTGTTCCTCATGCCGAGCGAGGAGTACTCGTACCTGAGCTCCCACATGATCAAGGAGATCGGCCGGCTCGGCGGCGACCTGTCACCCTTCGTGCCGCCCGAGGTGGCCGAGCTGATGAAGCAGAGGCAGGCTGATGAAGGTCGAGGTTCACAGGATATCCCCTGA
- the fabF gene encoding beta-ketoacyl-ACP synthase II — translation MKNGRRVVITGLGVLAPNGIGVDRFWDGLVNGRSATGTVTAFKTDGMNSTVDAEIKDFDPTQWLSVKDVRRTDRFVHLAVAAAMMAVQNAGLDMNAEDPNRVGVLIGSGIGGIQTICVEHARMIEQGPRRISPFLIPMLIINMASGQVSIMLNAKGPNFSIATACATASHSIGEATGLIAGGEADVMVAGGSEAALNALGFGGFCAMKALSTRNDAPEKASRPFDLGRDGFVMGEGAGIVILEEYGHAKKRGAPMQAEIVGYGATADAYHMTAPSPCGEGGARCMLTALQSAGMNPEDIGYINAHGTSTPLNDKLETEAIKAVFGERAYTVPVSSTKSMVGHLLGAAGAVEIIAGVKTIQTGVIHPTINYETPDPECDLDYVPNTAREAKVDTVLSNSLGFGGHNATLIIKRV, via the coding sequence ATGAAGAACGGCAGGCGAGTTGTCATTACCGGCCTCGGCGTGTTGGCGCCCAACGGTATCGGCGTGGACAGGTTCTGGGACGGCCTCGTCAACGGCCGCAGCGCCACCGGCACGGTCACCGCGTTCAAGACCGACGGCATGAACTCGACGGTCGACGCGGAGATCAAGGACTTCGACCCGACGCAGTGGTTGTCGGTCAAGGACGTGCGCCGCACCGACCGCTTCGTGCACTTGGCAGTGGCGGCGGCAATGATGGCCGTGCAGAACGCCGGGCTGGACATGAACGCCGAGGACCCGAACCGCGTCGGCGTGCTGATCGGTTCGGGCATTGGCGGCATCCAGACGATCTGCGTCGAACATGCCAGGATGATCGAGCAGGGCCCGCGGCGGATCTCGCCGTTCCTGATCCCGATGCTCATCATCAACATGGCGTCGGGTCAAGTCTCGATCATGCTCAACGCCAAGGGGCCCAACTTCAGCATCGCTACGGCCTGTGCCACGGCCTCGCACAGCATCGGCGAGGCGACCGGCCTCATCGCCGGCGGCGAGGCTGACGTCATGGTCGCCGGCGGCAGCGAGGCGGCCCTCAATGCGTTGGGCTTCGGCGGCTTCTGCGCCATGAAAGCGCTCAGCACGCGCAACGATGCCCCCGAGAAGGCGAGTCGGCCCTTCGACCTCGGCCGCGACGGCTTCGTCATGGGCGAGGGCGCCGGCATCGTGATCCTCGAGGAGTACGGGCACGCAAAGAAGCGCGGCGCACCGATGCAGGCCGAGATCGTCGGCTACGGCGCCACGGCCGATGCGTACCACATGACCGCGCCGTCACCATGCGGCGAGGGGGGTGCGCGCTGCATGCTGACGGCCCTCCAGAGCGCAGGCATGAACCCTGAGGACATCGGCTACATCAACGCGCACGGCACCTCGACGCCGCTCAACGACAAGCTCGAGACCGAGGCAATCAAGGCCGTTTTCGGCGAGCGCGCCTACACGGTGCCGGTCAGCTCGACCAAATCGATGGTCGGCCACCTGCTCGGCGCCGCCGGCGCAGTCGAGATCATCGCCGGCGTCAAGACGATCCAGACTGGCGTCATCCATCCGACGATCAACTACGAGACACCCGACCCGGAGTGCGATCTCGACTACGTGCCGAACACGGCGAGAGAGGCCAAGGTCGACACCGTGCTCTCGAACTCGCTCGGATTCGGCGGTCACAACGCCACACTGATTATCAAGCGCGTGTAG
- a CDS encoding acyl carrier protein has product MAVEDKVRDIIVKLLGVNPEEITSDAKFQEDLGADSLDAAQLAMEFEQEFNIDIPEEDANQLTTVSQAVEYLTKRTAG; this is encoded by the coding sequence ATGGCGGTCGAGGACAAAGTCAGAGACATCATCGTCAAGCTGCTCGGCGTCAACCCGGAAGAGATCACCTCGGACGCCAAGTTCCAGGAGGATCTCGGGGCCGACTCGCTTGACGCCGCCCAACTGGCGATGGAGTTCGAGCAGGAGTTCAACATCGACATCCCGGAAGAGGATGCGAACCAGCTCACCACCGTCTCCCAGGCGGTCGAGTACCTCACCAAGAGGACTGCGGGCTGA
- the fabD gene encoding ACP S-malonyltransferase yields the protein MPVTTRSAIVFPGQGAQHVGMAKELYDAHLVARALIDAANDVLGFDLRTLMFDGPEDELTQTKNSQPAIYVASLAAWLALAEQCPGLVPAAFAGLSLGEYTALCAAGSVRFEDGLRLVRQRGEAMQEACERSTGTMASIIGLDEAAVRKVVEEANAAGLVDVANVNCPGQIVVSGSPEGVRAACAGAKAAGAGRAIELKVSGAFHSRLMEPAREKLFTALATAEIREPRTPVIHNVSAAPATTPDAIRRHLADQCTASVLWQASIERLIADGVTTFVEAGPGTVLQGLLKRIDRSATGLGVQDAASLDRTAAALRDAHAPNA from the coding sequence ATGCCTGTGACCACGCGCAGCGCCATCGTCTTCCCGGGCCAGGGCGCCCAGCACGTCGGGATGGCCAAGGAGCTCTACGACGCGCACCTCGTGGCTCGCGCCCTCATCGATGCGGCCAACGATGTGCTCGGCTTCGACCTGCGCACACTCATGTTCGACGGCCCCGAGGACGAACTGACTCAGACGAAGAACAGCCAGCCGGCCATCTATGTGGCCAGCCTCGCCGCGTGGCTCGCGCTCGCCGAGCAGTGCCCCGGTCTCGTGCCCGCGGCGTTTGCAGGATTGAGCCTGGGCGAGTACACGGCGCTCTGTGCTGCCGGCAGCGTCCGATTCGAGGACGGCCTGCGCCTGGTGCGCCAGCGTGGTGAGGCGATGCAGGAGGCATGCGAGCGCTCAACGGGCACGATGGCCTCGATCATCGGCCTCGACGAGGCGGCCGTGCGCAAGGTCGTTGAAGAGGCGAACGCCGCCGGCCTTGTCGACGTGGCAAACGTCAACTGCCCGGGCCAGATCGTCGTCTCGGGCAGCCCGGAAGGCGTGCGCGCCGCCTGCGCGGGGGCCAAGGCCGCCGGCGCGGGCCGGGCCATCGAGCTCAAGGTCAGCGGCGCGTTCCATAGCCGCCTCATGGAACCGGCGCGCGAGAAGCTTTTCACCGCGCTCGCCACAGCCGAGATCAGGGAGCCCAGGACACCCGTGATCCATAACGTGAGCGCCGCGCCCGCGACAACGCCGGACGCGATCCGTCGCCACCTCGCCGACCAGTGCACGGCCTCCGTGCTCTGGCAGGCGTCGATCGAGCGCCTCATTGCCGACGGGGTGACAACGTTCGTCGAGGCAGGGCCGGGCACCGTGCTCCAGGGCCTGCTCAAGCGCATCGACCGCAGCGCGACCGGCCTCGGCGTGCAAGACGCCGCGTCGCTCGATCGCACCGCGGCCGCACTCCGCGACGCCCACGCGCCGAACGCCTGA
- the rpmF gene encoding 50S ribosomal protein L32: protein MAIPKHKISKSRRDKRRSHHALSPAKPSDCPNCGAPRLPHRVCPSCGYYKGAQVTEAEAS from the coding sequence ATGGCCATACCGAAACACAAGATCTCGAAGTCCCGTCGCGACAAGCGCCGCTCGCATCACGCGCTGTCGCCGGCCAAGCCGAGCGATTGCCCCAACTGCGGCGCGCCGCGGCTGCCCCATCGCGTCTGCCCGAGCTGCGGCTACTACAAGGGAGCCCAGGTCACCGAAGCTGAAGCGTCCTGA
- the plsX gene encoding phosphate acyltransferase PlsX, translating to MPMRIAVDAMGGDHAPRTIVEGVVMAAREGRPGRELILVGIEEEIRAELELLKAERLPVEIVHASETIEMHEKPVDALRKKKDSSIGRTIDLVRERKAEAAVSAGNTGAMVAASLLKLRTLKGIDRPAITVLMPNPVTGVTVLLDGGANAECKPMNLKQFGVMGSIYAQEVLGVEKPRVGLLSMGEEESKGIPLTREGYALLDKEPVNFIGNVEGNDVFDGTVDVVVCDGFTGNVLLKMSEALAGTISKLLKRESRRTLSRLLGALLMRPAFQQLKKAVDATEHGGAPLLGINGTVIICHGGSNAVAMLNAIRAAERFIEHNVNEHITRCLSNNGALTGGATGDSSRTQRLA from the coding sequence ATTCCGATGCGCATTGCTGTCGATGCGATGGGGGGCGATCATGCCCCCCGAACCATTGTCGAGGGTGTCGTCATGGCCGCTCGCGAGGGGCGGCCGGGGCGTGAGCTTATCCTTGTCGGGATCGAGGAGGAGATCCGCGCCGAACTCGAGCTGCTCAAGGCCGAGCGGCTGCCTGTCGAGATCGTGCACGCTTCCGAGACGATCGAGATGCACGAGAAGCCGGTCGACGCGCTGCGTAAGAAGAAGGACTCCTCGATCGGGCGCACGATCGACCTGGTGCGCGAGCGCAAGGCCGAGGCTGCGGTCTCGGCCGGCAACACGGGCGCCATGGTGGCCGCCTCGCTGCTCAAGCTGCGCACACTCAAGGGCATCGACCGCCCAGCCATCACCGTGCTCATGCCCAACCCGGTCACGGGTGTAACCGTGCTGCTCGACGGCGGGGCCAACGCCGAGTGCAAGCCGATGAACCTCAAGCAGTTCGGCGTCATGGGCAGCATCTACGCCCAGGAGGTGCTCGGCGTCGAGAAGCCGCGCGTCGGCCTGCTCAGCATGGGTGAGGAGGAATCCAAGGGCATCCCACTGACACGCGAGGGCTACGCACTGCTCGACAAGGAGCCGGTGAACTTCATCGGCAACGTCGAGGGCAACGATGTCTTCGACGGCACGGTGGACGTGGTCGTCTGTGACGGCTTTACGGGCAACGTGTTGCTCAAGATGAGCGAGGCGCTCGCGGGCACGATCAGCAAGCTGCTCAAGCGCGAGTCGCGCCGCACTCTGTCGCGCCTGCTCGGCGCGCTCCTGATGCGGCCGGCCTTCCAGCAGCTCAAGAAGGCCGTGGACGCCACCGAGCATGGCGGCGCGCCGTTGCTCGGCATCAACGGGACGGTTATCATCTGCCACGGCGGATCGAACGCCGTGGCCATGCTCAATGCCATCCGGGCCGCCGAGCGGTTCATCGAACACAACGTGAACGAACACATCACAAGGTGCCTCAGCAACAACGGGGCGCTGACCGGGGGAGCGACCGGTGACAGCAGCCGTACCCAACGCCTTGCGTGA
- a CDS encoding electron transfer flavoprotein subunit beta/FixA family protein yields the protein MKIVVCIKQVPDTTNVRINPETNTLIREGVESICNPFDEYAIEEALRLKERLGPEPATTIAVTMGPPQAVAVLRDALAMGIDEAILLSDRAFAGSDTWATSYALSKMIERIGDVDLVLCGKQAIDGDTAQVGPGIAVHLGFPQITFVKRIEEITPKKIRAQRMMEEGYQVIESRLPVLLTVVKEINEPRLPSVRGKMRAKKAEIPTWTAADLDATPEYLGLNGSPTVVHKIYAPERKKDGHVLEGEPPEVAAEIVSELKRLSLI from the coding sequence ATGAAGATCGTCGTCTGCATCAAGCAAGTGCCCGACACAACCAACGTGCGGATCAATCCCGAAACGAACACGCTGATCCGCGAGGGCGTCGAGTCGATCTGCAATCCGTTTGACGAGTACGCGATCGAGGAAGCGCTGCGCCTCAAGGAGCGCCTCGGTCCCGAGCCGGCCACAACGATCGCTGTCACAATGGGCCCGCCGCAAGCCGTCGCCGTCCTCCGCGACGCCCTGGCCATGGGCATCGACGAGGCGATCCTGCTGAGCGACCGCGCGTTCGCCGGCTCGGACACGTGGGCCACCTCGTACGCGCTCTCGAAGATGATCGAGAGGATCGGCGACGTCGACCTCGTGCTCTGCGGCAAGCAGGCCATCGACGGCGACACCGCCCAGGTCGGCCCCGGCATCGCTGTTCACCTCGGCTTCCCGCAGATCACGTTCGTCAAGAGGATCGAGGAGATCACGCCGAAGAAGATCCGCGCCCAGCGCATGATGGAAGAAGGCTACCAGGTCATTGAGTCGCGCCTGCCCGTGCTCCTGACTGTCGTCAAGGAGATCAACGAGCCGCGTCTCCCGTCGGTCCGCGGCAAGATGCGCGCGAAAAAGGCCGAGATCCCGACGTGGACGGCCGCCGACCTCGATGCGACGCCCGAGTACCTCGGTCTCAACGGCTCGCCCACCGTCGTGCACAAGATCTATGCGCCCGAGCGCAAGAAGGACGGCCACGTGCTGGAAGGCGAGCCGCCCGAAGTCGCAGCCGAAATCGTCAGCGAGCTCAAGCGCCTGAGCTTAATATAG
- the fabG gene encoding 3-oxoacyl-[acyl-carrier-protein] reductase: MLEGKTAIVTGGALGIGKAIAALFAEHGADVAVCDVDLEAARTTAGELEALGRKAAAFAVDVRDFAAVAQTVDKIVDTFAGVHILVNNAGITRDGLIVRMTEADWDAVLAVNLKGCFNFVKAVTGPMMRQRAGTIISIASIVGMMGNAGQANYSASKAGVIGLTKSVAKELASRSITANAIAPGFIATRMTDQLTDAQREKMLAQIPLRRFGEPQDVAQAALFLAGPMARYITGQVIVVDGGMLM, from the coding sequence CTGCTCGAAGGGAAGACCGCGATCGTAACCGGCGGCGCGCTCGGCATCGGCAAAGCGATTGCCGCGCTGTTCGCCGAGCACGGCGCTGACGTCGCCGTCTGCGATGTCGACCTCGAGGCCGCCAGAACCACCGCCGGCGAACTCGAGGCGCTCGGGCGCAAGGCGGCCGCCTTCGCGGTCGACGTGCGCGACTTCGCCGCCGTCGCCCAGACGGTTGACAAAATCGTTGACACGTTTGCGGGCGTCCATATATTGGTCAACAACGCCGGGATCACGCGGGACGGGTTGATCGTCCGGATGACTGAAGCAGACTGGGACGCGGTGCTTGCCGTCAATCTCAAGGGCTGCTTCAATTTTGTCAAGGCGGTCACGGGCCCCATGATGCGGCAGCGCGCGGGAACCATCATCTCGATCGCATCGATCGTCGGCATGATGGGCAACGCCGGTCAGGCCAACTACAGCGCCTCGAAGGCGGGCGTAATCGGTTTGACCAAGTCGGTCGCCAAGGAGCTGGCCAGCCGCAGTATCACGGCCAACGCGATCGCTCCCGGGTTCATCGCAACGCGCATGACGGACCAGCTCACCGACGCGCAGCGTGAGAAGATGCTCGCGCAGATCCCGCTTCGGCGCTTCGGCGAGCCGCAGGATGTCGCTCAGGCCGCGCTGTTCCTGGCCGGCCCGATGGCCCGGTACATCACCGGGCAGGTCATCGTCGTCGATGGCGGCATGCTCATGTAA
- a CDS encoding DUF177 domain-containing protein codes for MKVEVHRISPDGEVVEAVSPLAPAQMDEVGVWFDKPVHLRLKLSVVNHRLVAMGSYDTRLTMECHRCLKRYEHPVDASGYIWEQPVRLSGDEIIDLTEGIREDILLSLPLKNLCSENCKGLCPGCGKDLNEGPCGCGSERSPGTFTEFDKLIGNEGDTP; via the coding sequence ATGAAGGTCGAGGTTCACAGGATATCCCCTGACGGGGAGGTGGTCGAGGCCGTCTCCCCCCTTGCGCCGGCTCAGATGGACGAGGTTGGCGTCTGGTTCGACAAGCCCGTCCACCTGCGGCTCAAGCTCAGCGTGGTCAACCACCGGCTCGTCGCCATGGGCTCGTATGACACGCGCCTGACCATGGAGTGCCACCGTTGCCTGAAGCGGTATGAACACCCGGTGGACGCCTCGGGCTACATCTGGGAGCAGCCGGTGCGGCTTTCCGGGGATGAGATAATTGACTTGACGGAAGGCATCCGCGAGGACATTCTATTGAGCCTTCCGCTCAAGAACCTCTGCAGCGAGAACTGCAAGGGGCTTTGTCCCGGATGCGGCAAGGACCTCAACGAGGGCCCATGCGGGTGCGGCTCGGAGCGGTCGCCGGGTACGTTCACGGAATTCGACAAGCTGATCGGCAACGAAGGAGATACGCCTTAG